The proteins below are encoded in one region of Sedimentibacter sp. zth1:
- a CDS encoding GNAT family N-acetyltransferase: MIIAEANINDTELVAPLIAKFRVELKKLKQIDSDENLEVAKEGFMEYINSNYPIYIALDENVCVGYLVCRVDKPNVWVESIYVVESFRRKEVASLMFEQAEKLAHSYGEETLYNYVHPNNDKMLKFLAKHGYDVLNLIEIRKKYTDEKTNMKINVNNFEFDY; encoded by the coding sequence ATGATAATAGCGGAAGCAAATATTAATGATACAGAATTAGTAGCACCTTTAATTGCAAAATTTAGAGTAGAGTTAAAAAAGCTCAAACAAATAGACAGTGATGAAAACCTTGAAGTAGCCAAAGAGGGGTTTATGGAATATATTAACTCAAACTATCCTATATACATAGCTTTAGATGAAAACGTATGTGTCGGATATTTAGTATGTAGAGTTGATAAACCAAATGTTTGGGTGGAATCTATTTATGTAGTTGAGAGTTTCAGAAGAAAAGAAGTTGCAAGTCTTATGTTTGAACAAGCTGAAAAATTGGCACATTCTTATGGAGAAGAAACTCTATATAATTATGTTCACCCTAATAATGATAAAATGCTTAAATTCCTTGCTAAGCATGGATACGATGTTTTAAATCTTATTGAAATAAGAAAAAAGTATACAGATGAAAAAACAAATATGAAAATCAACGTCAATAACTTTGAATTTGATTATTAA
- a CDS encoding S66 peptidase family protein encodes MLNLIKPQKLNRGDKVATVSLSWGGAGDKDILWRYYQGKKRLEEQFGLQVVEMPHTLKGSEFVYNHPKERADDLMQAFSDKSIKGIISCIGGTDSIRMFPYIDFKIIKNNPKIFTGYSDSTVTHFMCMKAGISSFYGPAILTDFAENIKIPKYTVNAINNTFFSNENIGEVVPSKTWTSQRLEWVEENKDTARIFSENTSYEVLQGNGKAQGRLIGGCLEVIEYIKGTSLFPPVDYFNNAILFLETCEVLPPVWLIEDELRCFGMMGMLNRISGIFWGKSQGEKYYEEYKVAIRKVLAEFDCSDLPVLYNGSFGHNEPRTILPYGAIAEIDCENNTFSILDNATL; translated from the coding sequence ATGCTCAATTTGATAAAACCACAAAAGTTAAATCGCGGAGATAAGGTTGCTACAGTTAGCTTATCTTGGGGTGGTGCAGGTGATAAAGATATTCTATGGCGTTATTATCAAGGCAAAAAACGCCTAGAAGAACAATTCGGACTTCAAGTAGTGGAAATGCCACACACTCTAAAGGGTTCTGAATTTGTGTATAATCATCCAAAAGAGCGGGCTGATGATTTAATGCAGGCGTTTTCGGATAAGAGTATAAAAGGAATTATTTCATGTATAGGCGGCACTGATAGTATTAGAATGTTTCCATACATTGATTTTAAAATTATCAAAAACAATCCTAAAATTTTCACTGGATATTCTGACTCAACAGTAACACATTTTATGTGTATGAAAGCGGGCATTTCTTCTTTTTATGGTCCTGCTATACTTACTGACTTTGCGGAGAATATTAAAATACCTAAATATACAGTGAACGCAATAAACAATACCTTCTTTTCAAATGAAAATATTGGCGAGGTAGTTCCTTCTAAAACGTGGACATCGCAGAGACTTGAATGGGTTGAAGAAAATAAAGATACGGCGAGAATTTTCAGTGAGAATACTTCCTATGAAGTTTTGCAAGGCAACGGAAAAGCACAGGGTAGACTAATAGGCGGATGCCTTGAGGTTATTGAATATATTAAGGGAACGTCATTATTTCCTCCAGTTGACTATTTTAATAATGCGATTTTATTTCTTGAAACTTGTGAAGTATTACCACCGGTATGGCTTATAGAAGATGAATTGCGTTGCTTTGGAATGATGGGAATGCTGAATCGAATTTCAGGTATATTCTGGGGTAAGTCTCAAGGCGAAAAGTATTATGAGGAATACAAAGTAGCAATCCGTAAAGTATTAGCTGAATTTGATTGTTCAGATTTACCTGTGCTATATAATGGGAGCTTTGGACACAATGAACCGAGAACAATTCTTCCATATGGAGCTATAGCTGAAATTGATTGTGAAAACAACACCTTTTCAATTCTTGATAACGCTACATTGTAG
- a CDS encoding metallophosphoesterase: MRRLKKKRIIIVSLLIILVLITLLAFDVRLKVQEYTVISDKITLPVKVALITDLHSCKYGDNEMNLIKAIDKQNPDVILMGGDICDDKLPNDNTELLLKGIADKYPCFYVSGNHEYWSGEIDKIKSMFRLYNVDVLEGTSSTINIRGQNINICGMDDPDVEKYIDNNNMFYSQLEALEKISDNGYYTILLAHRPQYVNMYLQYGFDMVLSGHTHGGQWRIPVILNGLYAPDQEWFPKYAGGEYDFANGKMIVSRGLSRESTRVPRIFNRPELVIINLENSVSR, translated from the coding sequence ATGAGAAGATTAAAGAAAAAAAGAATAATAATAGTATCGTTACTTATAATTTTAGTATTAATTACTTTATTAGCTTTTGATGTTAGATTAAAGGTTCAAGAATACACTGTTATTTCTGATAAAATTACTTTGCCTGTAAAGGTTGCATTGATTACTGATTTACATTCATGTAAATATGGAGATAATGAGATGAACTTAATTAAAGCAATTGACAAACAAAATCCTGATGTTATTTTGATGGGTGGAGATATATGTGATGATAAGTTGCCAAACGATAATACGGAATTGTTGTTGAAAGGTATTGCTGATAAATATCCTTGCTTTTATGTTAGTGGTAATCACGAATACTGGAGTGGTGAAATAGATAAAATTAAGTCAATGTTTCGTTTATACAATGTAGATGTATTAGAAGGAACTTCATCTACAATTAATATAAGGGGACAAAATATAAATATATGTGGTATGGATGATCCTGATGTTGAAAAATATATTGATAATAATAATATGTTTTATTCACAGCTTGAAGCGTTAGAAAAGATATCTGATAATGGATATTATACAATATTGCTTGCACATCGTCCTCAGTATGTAAATATGTATCTTCAATATGGTTTTGATATGGTTTTATCAGGACACACACATGGAGGTCAGTGGAGAATTCCGGTTATTCTAAATGGACTTTATGCTCCAGATCAAGAATGGTTTCCGAAGTATGCAGGCGGTGAGTATGATTTTGCAAACGGAAAAATGATTGTAAGCAGAGGTCTTTCAAGAGAATCTACCAGAGTTCCAAGAATATTTAATAGACCTGAGCTTGTAATAATAAATTTGGAGAATAGCGTATCTAGGTAA
- a CDS encoding GNAT family N-acetyltransferase codes for MYIETERLILRNFTDTDISNATRYLGDNDVMQYVEKPFSKEQVTKFIKSFGLCEPPLIYALVERQTNLLIGHIIFHAFDTTSIYELGWIIDKPYWGKGYCMEISKVIIDYAFYDIKIEKLIAETVAENSKSLLLIKRLGMVETDTSDGLKIFSLTNSNLINEYNLQNK; via the coding sequence ATGTACATTGAAACTGAGCGATTAATTTTGAGAAATTTTACAGATACTGATATATCTAATGCTACTAGATATTTAGGTGATAATGATGTCATGCAGTATGTAGAGAAACCTTTCAGTAAGGAACAAGTAACAAAATTCATAAAATCTTTTGGATTGTGTGAGCCCCCTCTTATATACGCATTGGTTGAGCGACAAACTAATTTGCTGATAGGGCACATCATTTTTCATGCATTTGATACAACTTCAATCTATGAATTAGGTTGGATTATTGACAAGCCATATTGGGGAAAGGGTTATTGCATGGAAATCAGCAAGGTGATTATTGACTATGCTTTTTATGATATTAAAATAGAGAAGCTTATTGCTGAAACTGTTGCTGAAAACTCCAAATCATTGTTGCTAATCAAACGATTGGGAATGGTAGAAACAGACACATCGGATGGTCTAAAAATATTCTCTTTGACAAATTCTAATCTAATAAATGAGTATAATCTACAAAATAAATAA
- a CDS encoding transglutaminase-like domain-containing protein — MNEIIITRKYIHPKSKEIEEFVNIMKKNTIDFQGFVRNIFDWFNKNIQYSRLNSPYFPLQRNDLEVLNMKSGTCGDYSNLLVSVFISMEIEANYAYIKKDCYGNEQDHICVAIKLSDEWILIDATKPYRKWHGYNCQHKEYKLYSPEQFEKIMKKEENYWYNKAVKWGNAKYAGLLYAPWIYEETVWSETDEEEDVFFLINLNDNQHWMLYINYFMYAKETAKNRIMVTINQYGEKFIQFSTKAAKSLWDSSQWGEKYNMLNIPKEYYSEQLKRMMRCITKNKDRVISIYSNIEK; from the coding sequence ATGAATGAAATAATTATAACAAGAAAATATATACATCCTAAGTCAAAAGAAATAGAAGAATTTGTTAACATAATGAAGAAAAATACTATTGATTTTCAAGGATTCGTTAGGAATATTTTTGATTGGTTTAATAAAAATATTCAATATAGCCGTTTAAATTCTCCATATTTCCCATTACAAAGGAATGATTTGGAAGTATTAAACATGAAATCTGGAACATGCGGTGACTATTCTAATCTTTTGGTTTCAGTATTCATTTCTATGGAAATTGAAGCTAATTATGCATATATTAAAAAAGATTGTTATGGTAACGAGCAAGATCACATATGTGTAGCGATAAAACTAAGTGATGAGTGGATTCTAATTGATGCTACAAAACCATATAGAAAGTGGCATGGTTATAATTGCCAACATAAAGAGTATAAACTATATTCTCCAGAACAATTTGAAAAAATAATGAAAAAAGAAGAGAATTATTGGTATAATAAGGCTGTAAAATGGGGAAATGCTAAGTACGCTGGTTTACTATACGCCCCTTGGATTTATGAGGAAACGGTATGGTCTGAAACAGATGAAGAAGAGGATGTTTTCTTTTTGATAAATCTTAATGACAATCAACATTGGATGTTATATATAAACTATTTTATGTATGCTAAAGAAACTGCAAAAAATAGGATAATGGTTACTATCAATCAATATGGAGAGAAATTCATTCAATTTTCTACAAAGGCAGCTAAATCACTTTGGGATAGTTCTCAATGGGGTGAAAAATATAATATGTTAAATATTCCGAAAGAATATTATTCAGAACAATTAAAACGGATGATGAGATGTATTACTAAAAATAAAGATAGAGTTATATCTATATATAGTAACATAGAAAAATGA
- a CDS encoding CPBP family intramembrane glutamic endopeptidase, giving the protein MINSAYTLTILQSILLCAGYFLCMLCYTILDMGVWRKITPNISVWLNIFTIILFNLVFFLLISNKVSYKLNILGGISFLKILLAMLCSILFYFALDKCLDPIFEHLFPVSEIKYQDTITRLKQSPVTSFMLVCIIAPVVEEILIRGFILTGLQNEYGNFIALVVSAILFALLHFNMVQTISAFICGLVLGLLYIKTDSIFCCIVTHSGYNIISYLKMILPLN; this is encoded by the coding sequence ATGATAAATTCGGCTTACACATTAACAATTTTACAGAGTATTTTACTGTGTGCAGGTTATTTCCTGTGCATGCTTTGCTATACAATACTTGATATGGGAGTATGGAGAAAAATAACCCCAAACATTTCAGTATGGCTTAACATTTTCACAATAATATTATTTAACTTAGTGTTTTTTTTACTTATTTCAAATAAAGTGTCTTATAAGTTGAATATTTTGGGTGGAATATCCTTTTTAAAAATATTACTTGCAATGTTATGTTCTATTTTGTTCTATTTTGCTTTAGACAAATGTTTAGATCCTATTTTTGAGCACCTTTTTCCGGTTAGCGAAATAAAATATCAAGATACCATAACAAGACTTAAACAATCCCCTGTTACAAGTTTTATGTTAGTTTGCATTATTGCTCCTGTTGTAGAAGAAATATTGATAAGGGGATTTATTTTAACTGGATTACAGAATGAATATGGTAATTTTATTGCTCTAGTTGTGTCAGCTATTTTATTTGCACTATTGCATTTTAATATGGTTCAAACGATATCAGCATTTATTTGCGGACTTGTTCTGGGATTGCTTTATATTAAAACAGATTCGATTTTTTGTTGTATTGTTACTCACTCAGGATATAATATAATTTCTTATCTTAAAATGATTTTACCGTTAAATTAA
- a CDS encoding DUF4234 domain-containing protein: protein MNNQRLRVPKDSRLVYISMFCGLIMLFFNFCTILSMEGEFAILFNVKGYNTGLYIIDIICNIFLIYIPILVFVFSPIFAKRNLRILCIPLAISFVKLLFYSFVFYGLKYCWFDLIAYTVMLVIFILTSTGKIKNKFPLVIVSFLIFVISFVLFITGCEFSNYISYNSYYISSFISFIAPFIAYAIIGLALDNDPNKEYLEKDIISDDATIGSNSQIELLESKDVAVCILLSLVTFGIYFIIWLYSIIKKIKLLNKDQTDCLGELLLCIFVPFYFVYWFYIRAKELSNVAAKQNIQIKDNGTLYLILTLFGLGIISCSLMQNDLNVISLRLKTENTDFNNPNTAYSQHLKAQNEFYQKDPVERLKEIALLKEQCIITEEEYESKKRELLGKI, encoded by the coding sequence ATGAACAATCAGAGATTAAGAGTTCCAAAAGATTCAAGGTTAGTATATATATCTATGTTTTGTGGACTCATAATGTTATTTTTTAATTTTTGCACCATACTTTCTATGGAAGGTGAATTTGCTATTTTATTTAATGTCAAAGGATATAACACAGGCTTATATATTATAGATATAATATGCAACATATTTTTAATTTATATTCCTATTTTAGTATTTGTTTTTTCTCCTATATTTGCAAAAAGAAATTTGCGAATACTTTGTATTCCATTAGCAATTTCTTTTGTAAAGTTGTTATTTTATTCTTTTGTTTTTTATGGGCTTAAATATTGTTGGTTTGATTTAATTGCCTATACTGTTATGCTTGTTATTTTTATACTAACATCTACTGGAAAAATAAAAAACAAATTTCCACTTGTAATAGTTTCTTTTCTTATATTTGTTATATCTTTTGTTCTTTTTATAACTGGATGTGAATTTTCTAATTATATTAGTTATAATTCTTACTATATTTCGAGTTTTATATCATTCATTGCTCCATTTATTGCATATGCAATTATAGGGCTTGCACTTGATAATGATCCTAATAAAGAGTACTTAGAAAAAGATATAATTTCTGATGATGCAACAATCGGTAGTAATTCTCAGATTGAATTGCTTGAAAGTAAAGATGTAGCTGTTTGTATTCTATTATCATTAGTAACATTTGGTATTTACTTTATTATATGGTTATATTCCATAATCAAAAAAATTAAACTTTTGAACAAGGATCAGACAGATTGTTTAGGTGAGCTATTACTATGTATTTTTGTTCCTTTTTACTTTGTTTATTGGTTTTACATAAGAGCAAAAGAGTTGTCAAATGTTGCTGCTAAGCAAAATATTCAAATTAAAGACAATGGAACATTATATCTTATACTGACTTTGTTCGGTTTAGGAATAATTTCTTGCTCTTTAATGCAAAATGATTTAAACGTTATTTCTTTAAGATTGAAGACAGAAAACACTGATTTTAATAATCCAAATACAGCTTATTCTCAGCATTTAAAAGCCCAGAATGAATTTTATCAAAAAGATCCTGTCGAGAGATTGAAAGAGATAGCTTTATTAAAAGAACAATGTATTATTACTGAAGAAGAATATGAATCTAAGAAAAGAGAATTGCTCGGGAAAATATAA
- a CDS encoding GNAT family N-acetyltransferase, with product MEYIVSHDLMCCDLTVKNIYLILMEDAMNIELKKVDVEEKEILKNLMEKYDYEFSQWDNRDVNKLGLYGYNYLDCYWTDNNRYAFFILVDGMLGGFVMVNDCPEANEKADYAIAEFFVMYKYRQKGVGKFVAYKVFDMLRGKWQLKRHPKNTPSVHFWNKIVSEYTNGNFRLVESCPNTDYDDGTLADVFFFDNSDNCDK from the coding sequence ATGGAATATATTGTATCACATGACTTAATGTGTTGTGATTTAACAGTTAAGAATATTTATCTAATACTAATGGAGGATGCTATGAATATAGAATTAAAAAAAGTCGATGTTGAGGAAAAAGAGATTCTTAAGAATTTAATGGAAAAATACGATTATGAGTTTTCCCAATGGGATAATCGTGATGTCAATAAGCTTGGGTTGTATGGTTATAACTATCTTGACTGTTATTGGACAGATAATAATAGATATGCTTTCTTTATATTAGTTGATGGAATGCTTGGAGGTTTTGTTATGGTCAATGATTGTCCAGAAGCAAACGAAAAAGCAGATTATGCCATAGCAGAATTTTTTGTAATGTACAAATATAGACAAAAAGGTGTGGGGAAATTTGTTGCTTATAAAGTTTTTGATATGTTACGTGGAAAATGGCAACTAAAAAGGCATCCTAAAAATACTCCATCTGTACATTTTTGGAATAAAATCGTTTCAGAATATACAAATGGAAATTTCAGACTTGTTGAATCATGTCCTAATACCGATTATGATGACGGGACTTTGGCTGATGTATTCTTCTTTGATAATTCTGATAACTGTGATAAATAA
- a CDS encoding DHHW family protein yields MKLNRKVFIPILLVALIIIMGITQASNIKRMYLNIIKKPDENGMYTYNDNYFKSIYPLNDKSVLRFSNKLNTLYDTFLSDDMNVYYAIIPDKTYYDKDSMYKTLDYDKMIEMLNQNIDNIEYIDLKDSLNLNDYFKTDNHWKQDKIFDALNKLGETLGFTIDKSNFEENSYDSFVGMYKNYINDSKVKEELVYMFNKYIDNAFVDNYQNNDFHSIYDVEKLNSEIPYDIYLSGATPFVTVTNKLAKTDKELIIFRDSFSSSLTPLIISEYSKITLIDLRYMMSTVLNDFIEFDNQDVLFLYSSAVVNNSTMLK; encoded by the coding sequence ATGAAACTAAATAGAAAAGTATTTATTCCTATTTTATTAGTTGCTTTAATAATTATAATGGGAATTACACAAGCAAGTAATATTAAAAGAATGTATTTGAATATTATCAAAAAGCCTGACGAAAATGGAATGTATACTTACAATGATAATTATTTTAAATCAATATATCCATTAAATGATAAGTCAGTTTTAAGGTTTTCGAACAAGCTAAATACCTTATATGACACTTTTTTGTCTGATGATATGAATGTATATTATGCTATCATCCCTGATAAAACATATTATGATAAAGACTCTATGTATAAGACTTTAGATTATGATAAAATGATTGAAATGTTAAATCAAAATATAGATAATATAGAGTATATTGACTTGAAAGATTCATTAAACTTAAATGATTACTTTAAAACAGATAATCATTGGAAGCAAGATAAAATATTTGATGCTTTAAATAAATTAGGAGAAACTTTAGGGTTTACTATTGATAAATCTAATTTTGAAGAAAACTCTTATGATTCATTTGTTGGTATGTATAAAAACTATATTAATGACTCAAAAGTTAAAGAAGAGTTGGTATACATGTTTAATAAATATATAGATAATGCATTTGTAGATAATTATCAAAACAATGATTTCCATAGTATATATGATGTTGAAAAGCTAAATTCGGAAATACCTTATGATATATACTTATCAGGTGCAACACCATTTGTTACAGTAACAAATAAGCTTGCTAAAACTGACAAAGAACTTATAATATTTAGAGATTCTTTTTCAAGTAGCTTAACACCACTTATAATAAGTGAGTATAGTAAAATTACTCTGATTGATTTAAGATATATGATGAGTACTGTGCTAAATGATTTTATAGAATTTGATAATCAAGATGTACTTTTCTTGTATAGCTCAGCAGTAGTTAATAATAGTACAATGTTAAAATAA
- a CDS encoding nucleoside phosphorylase yields the protein MISKNDFPILEFDSNKNSKINPSSIIAKKDVPKCCVITFFGDVIEQMLKNDRLKQIGTFATTSIRLPIYETEYSGKRIGIIAGFLGAAGSAGQLEELIAMGFKKFIVCGGAGVLQKGIQVGHLVVPYSAIRDEGLSYHYLEPSREVECDFDVLDVIENQLSTDNIPYIKAKTWTTDAFYRETEDKVKLRVSEGCVTVEMEAAAFFAISKFRGVKLGLVLYGGDDLSGVEWDSRKWNSRENIRKNLVELSFKICLKLK from the coding sequence ATGATAAGTAAAAATGATTTTCCTATATTAGAATTTGATTCTAATAAAAATTCAAAAATAAATCCATCTAGCATTATAGCTAAAAAAGATGTTCCAAAATGTTGTGTTATAACGTTTTTTGGTGATGTAATTGAGCAAATGCTTAAAAATGATAGACTAAAGCAAATAGGAACCTTTGCTACAACATCTATACGTCTACCAATTTATGAAACAGAATATTCTGGTAAAAGAATTGGTATTATTGCAGGTTTTTTAGGAGCTGCTGGTTCAGCTGGACAACTAGAAGAATTAATTGCAATGGGATTCAAGAAATTTATCGTTTGTGGTGGTGCTGGAGTATTACAAAAGGGTATTCAGGTTGGACATTTAGTAGTTCCATATTCAGCTATTAGAGATGAAGGTCTTTCATATCATTATTTAGAACCTTCAAGAGAGGTAGAATGTGATTTTGACGTACTTGATGTAATTGAAAATCAACTTAGTACTGATAATATACCATATATAAAAGCAAAAACTTGGACTACAGATGCATTTTATAGAGAAACAGAAGATAAAGTTAAGCTTAGGGTGTCTGAAGGTTGTGTGACTGTAGAAATGGAAGCTGCGGCATTTTTTGCAATATCAAAATTTAGAGGTGTAAAACTAGGTCTAGTTCTTTATGGTGGTGATGATTTAAGCGGTGTAGAATGGGATTCACGCAAATGGAATAGTAGAGAAAACATAAGAAAAAATCTTGTTGAATTATCATTTAAGATTTGTCTGAAGCTAAAATAA
- a CDS encoding ABC transporter ATP-binding protein produces the protein MLNIKMPKHVKKYCAISVIVYLIINILSKISPIIMKQIIDVAIPCKDMKLVFNMIITFTCLPIIVTTSDVFYFKYINKKIWENALEVNFRVFKKIMRQPINYFIENNHGDLMNLYKSDITQLYSYFLVELPKLISGGIVAIVLLIYLFTISPIIFYIELISIPLIILPTKKIFAKVKNLSKNIFSSNGKRIGIVNETLLKNKLVKVNNLEKMQEDKLLESHNDLITSWKKIFVYDLLTSSWTNSFVAPLLLAFAFIYSANMVIKGEMTIGSLIIIISYLPIINSFLGSLASTNIRLAQKNEEFIKVMEMSKEQTNISKECICIKDINSVKLNNLSFGYNVNECLFNSINLTLNKGEVLCIKGANGSGKSTLIDLMLGLYKPLSGCIVINENSLDSLDKKAYYENISYVMQDVEIFSDSIRNSFKVYNHNITDEKIYEYLKCVNLDQVILNSKDGLDTKVSLKADNLSGGEKRKLFLALALTKNANLIILDEVTQNLDDISIKIIHNTLENIKQKGNKIIIIITHDEYLNDLADKFLKL, from the coding sequence ATGTTAAATATCAAAATGCCTAAACACGTAAAAAAATACTGTGCAATTTCTGTAATAGTATATTTAATAATTAATATATTGAGTAAAATATCGCCTATTATTATGAAACAAATAATAGATGTTGCAATTCCATGTAAAGATATGAAATTAGTATTTAATATGATTATTACATTTACTTGTTTACCAATAATTGTTACTACGTCAGATGTTTTTTACTTCAAATATATAAATAAAAAAATATGGGAAAATGCATTGGAAGTAAACTTTAGAGTTTTTAAAAAAATTATGCGTCAACCTATAAACTATTTCATAGAAAATAATCATGGGGATTTAATGAATTTGTATAAAAGTGATATTACACAGTTGTATTCATACTTTTTGGTTGAATTACCAAAATTAATATCAGGTGGTATTGTGGCCATAGTACTTCTTATTTATTTGTTTACAATAAGTCCGATTATATTTTATATAGAACTTATATCTATTCCATTAATTATATTACCAACAAAAAAAATATTTGCTAAAGTAAAAAATCTTTCGAAAAACATATTTTCTAGTAATGGGAAAAGAATTGGTATTGTGAATGAGACATTATTGAAAAATAAGCTAGTTAAAGTAAATAATTTAGAAAAAATGCAAGAAGATAAATTATTAGAATCGCATAATGATTTGATTACTTCATGGAAAAAAATATTTGTATATGATTTATTAACGTCAAGTTGGACAAACTCTTTTGTTGCTCCATTGCTTTTGGCTTTTGCCTTCATATATTCAGCAAATATGGTTATAAAAGGAGAAATGACTATAGGAAGTTTAATTATTATTATATCTTATTTACCAATAATAAATTCTTTTTTAGGCTCATTAGCTTCTACTAATATTAGGTTAGCTCAAAAAAACGAAGAGTTTATAAAAGTTATGGAAATGTCAAAAGAGCAAACAAATATATCAAAAGAATGTATATGTATTAAAGATATAAACAGTGTAAAATTAAATAATTTAAGCTTTGGATATAACGTTAATGAATGTTTATTTAATTCCATAAATCTTACACTAAATAAAGGTGAAGTATTGTGTATTAAAGGTGCGAATGGGAGTGGAAAATCTACTTTAATTGATTTAATGTTGGGACTATATAAACCTCTTTCAGGATGCATTGTTATTAATGAAAATAGTTTGGATAGCTTAGATAAAAAAGCATACTATGAAAATATTTCTTATGTTATGCAAGACGTAGAGATTTTTTCTGATTCAATACGAAATAGTTTTAAAGTTTATAACCACAACATTACAGATGAGAAAATATATGAATATTTAAAATGTGTAAATTTAGACCAAGTAATTCTTAATTCAAAAGATGGTTTGGATACTAAAGTAAGTTTAAAAGCGGATAACTTATCTGGTGGAGAAAAAAGAAAACTATTTTTAGCTTTAGCTCTAACTAAAAATGCAAATTTAATTATCTTGGATGAGGTAACACAAAATTTAGATGATATTTCAATTAAGATAATACACAATACATTAGAAAATATAAAACAAAAAGGAAACAAAATAATAATTATTATTACGCATGATGAATATCTAAATGATTTAGCAGATAAATTTTTGAAATTATAA
- a CDS encoding GNAT family N-acetyltransferase, whose protein sequence is MEVLKLENGFNEEAKNLLNINSNYIIAFNDADNFYAAYKGNYLIGIGSLWKNKMHPYRQYISIVVDETERNKGYGTKIFEYLKHKTKLQKFQTAFDSCNVGALSFAKHCGFYLARKCYCYEVTKTELKSLDVMSLKDEIYVVDDLIDNEKLFSMIKQDYECKHINVNPMAKDISKEYFINTIKSGMLLSDSYVLVKNQEIEAYFIAYKSDDKVVAMGYTGTRVSKEKYRSFLYDIICRLFSKYDVLELEIDGCDEDAMFLGKLFSKKPIDSWDAYLRD, encoded by the coding sequence ATGGAAGTATTAAAGTTAGAAAATGGGTTTAATGAAGAAGCAAAGAATTTGCTTAATATTAACTCAAACTATATTATTGCTTTTAATGATGCAGATAATTTCTATGCTGCATATAAAGGTAATTATTTAATAGGAATTGGTTCATTATGGAAAAACAAGATGCATCCATACAGACAATATATCAGTATAGTTGTAGATGAAACCGAAAGAAATAAAGGATATGGAACTAAGATATTTGAATACTTAAAGCATAAAACTAAATTGCAAAAGTTTCAAACTGCTTTTGATTCGTGTAATGTTGGTGCACTCTCATTTGCAAAACACTGTGGTTTCTACTTGGCACGAAAGTGTTATTGTTATGAAGTAACAAAAACAGAGCTAAAGTCTTTAGACGTTATGTCACTTAAAGATGAAATATATGTAGTAGACGATTTAATTGATAACGAAAAGTTATTTTCTATGATAAAACAGGATTATGAATGTAAACATATAAACGTAAATCCTATGGCTAAGGATATTTCAAAAGAGTATTTTATAAATACAATTAAATCTGGAATGTTATTGAGTGACAGTTATGTATTAGTAAAGAATCAAGAGATTGAAGCATACTTTATTGCATATAAATCAGATGATAAAGTAGTAGCTATGGGGTATACCGGAACACGTGTTAGCAAAGAAAAATATCGTTCATTTTTATATGATATTATTTGCAGGTTGTTTTCTAAATATGATGTCTTAGAATTAGAAATTGATGGTTGTGATGAAGATGCCATGTTTTTGGGAAAGTTGTTTTCAAAAAAACCTATTGATTCATGGGATGCATATTTAAGAGACTAG